The Burkholderiales bacterium genome includes a window with the following:
- a CDS encoding flavin monoamine oxidase family protein, whose product MNPSVERDLATIHHGLPPRHGKRHRVIVVGAGMAGLVAARELLRAGHDPLLLEARGRAGGRIYTMREPFAPGLYAEAGAMRIPRSHELTLAYVDAFGIAVKPFTMHNPNAYCHLFGRKLRLAEFERNPDLLGSELAEHDRGLTSGARFEALMKPFAEKIERDGERGWAEIAAKYDGYSTREFLEEQGWSEAAIELYGLVCNQESIISACFLELVREEVGRFYTDMVRIDGGSDRLPNAFLAGLRERVRFGARMIAIDQSETEVTVHYQTDAGRMRATGDYAIVTVPFPVLRHVEALKPFSHAKRRAIRQLRYDAAAKIFFQCRRRFWEVDDGIFGGGTVTDLPVRNVYYPESGRATGRGVLLASYTWAEDAQRWGSLSPDDRIEQALEDVAQIHPQVVDDFEVGASWMWHDDPHAGGAYALFEPSQQGLLHEHIIAPEGRIHFAGEHASLAHAWIQGAIESGLRAAREIHAHAA is encoded by the coding sequence ATGAATCCATCCGTCGAACGCGACCTCGCGACCATCCATCACGGCCTGCCGCCCCGGCACGGCAAGCGCCATCGCGTGATCGTCGTGGGGGCGGGCATGGCCGGGCTCGTCGCCGCGCGCGAACTGCTGCGCGCCGGCCACGATCCGCTGCTGCTGGAGGCGCGCGGGCGCGCCGGCGGCCGCATCTACACGATGCGCGAGCCGTTCGCGCCCGGGCTGTACGCCGAGGCGGGCGCGATGCGCATCCCGCGCTCGCACGAACTGACGCTCGCCTACGTCGACGCGTTCGGCATCGCGGTCAAGCCGTTCACGATGCACAACCCGAACGCGTACTGCCATCTGTTCGGCCGGAAGCTGCGGTTGGCGGAGTTCGAACGCAACCCCGATCTCCTCGGCAGCGAGCTCGCGGAGCACGATCGCGGACTCACGTCGGGTGCGCGCTTCGAGGCGCTGATGAAGCCTTTCGCCGAGAAGATCGAGCGCGACGGCGAACGGGGCTGGGCCGAGATCGCCGCGAAGTACGACGGCTACTCGACCCGGGAGTTCCTCGAGGAACAGGGCTGGTCGGAGGCGGCGATCGAGCTCTACGGCCTCGTGTGCAACCAGGAGTCGATCATCAGTGCCTGCTTCCTCGAACTGGTGCGCGAGGAGGTAGGCCGCTTCTACACCGACATGGTGCGCATCGACGGCGGCAGCGACCGGTTGCCCAACGCGTTCCTCGCGGGACTGCGCGAGCGCGTCCGCTTCGGCGCGCGCATGATCGCGATCGACCAGTCCGAGACCGAGGTCACCGTCCACTATCAGACCGACGCCGGAAGGATGCGCGCGACCGGCGACTATGCGATCGTCACCGTGCCGTTCCCGGTGTTGCGCCACGTCGAGGCGCTGAAGCCGTTCTCGCACGCGAAGCGGCGCGCCATCCGCCAGCTCCGCTACGACGCGGCCGCGAAGATCTTCTTCCAGTGCCGGCGGCGGTTCTGGGAGGTGGACGACGGCATCTTCGGCGGCGGCACCGTCACCGACCTGCCGGTGCGCAACGTCTACTATCCCGAATCGGGCCGCGCGACCGGCCGCGGCGTGCTGCTCGCGAGCTACACCTGGGCCGAGGACGCGCAGCGCTGGGGCTCCCTCTCCCCCGACGACCGCATCGAGCAGGCACTGGAAGATGTCGCGCAAATCCACCCGCAGGTCGTCGACGACTTCGAGGTCGGCGCGTCGTGGATGTGGCACGACGATCCCCACGCCGGAGGCGCGTACGCGCTGTTCGAGCCGTCCCAGCAGGGGCTCCTGCACGAGCACATCATCGCGCCCGAGGGGCGCATCCACTTCGCCGGCGAACACGCGTCGCTCGCGCACGCGTGGATCCAGGGCGCGATCGAATCCGGCCTGCGCGCGGCGCGCGAGATCCATGCGCACGCGGCGTAG
- a CDS encoding coniferyl aldehyde dehydrogenase: protein MLRLRFDALRAAFAREPYPDLSDRRDRIARLAAIVRDHEDDFVAAIGRDFGHRSAHETRLAELFIVASEARHAMRRLARWMRPVRVPTPIQLQPGRARILPQPLGVAGIVSPWNYPVQLALAPAIAALAAGNRVMLKPSEVTPATSALLARTIAARFAPDEFAVVTGGAATGAAFSRLPFDHLFFTGSTVVGRLVAKAAAENLTPVTLELGGKSPAIVDASADLALVAPRLAAGKLLNAGQTCIAPDYALVPQAQLDAFVAALAGAVRTLYPDPMRGDDYTAIVDDRHYARLAGLIDDARAQGARIVTLPEGAAPDAATRRLPPTLVVGANDRMQVMREEIFGPILPVEVCANLDDAIAKVNVRPRPLALYAFGQDRAAIARILRGTVAGGVTVNDTLWHFAHEGLPFGGVGASGMGAYHGETGFRTFSHMKGVYVQPRFTAAKLLRPPYGAAFEKVLALLKRVAG, encoded by the coding sequence CTGCTTCGGCTCCGCTTCGACGCGCTGCGCGCGGCGTTCGCGCGCGAACCGTATCCCGATCTTTCGGACCGCCGCGACCGGATCGCGCGACTCGCCGCGATCGTGCGCGACCACGAGGACGACTTCGTCGCGGCGATCGGCCGCGACTTCGGGCACCGTTCGGCGCACGAGACCCGACTCGCCGAACTCTTCATCGTCGCCTCCGAGGCGCGGCACGCGATGCGGCGGCTCGCGCGATGGATGCGTCCGGTGCGGGTGCCCACGCCGATCCAGTTGCAGCCCGGCCGCGCGCGCATCCTGCCGCAGCCGCTCGGCGTCGCGGGGATCGTCAGCCCGTGGAACTACCCGGTGCAACTCGCGCTCGCGCCGGCGATCGCGGCGCTCGCCGCGGGGAACCGCGTGATGCTGAAGCCCTCCGAGGTGACGCCCGCGACCTCCGCGCTCCTCGCCCGGACGATCGCCGCGCGTTTCGCTCCCGACGAGTTCGCGGTCGTGACAGGGGGCGCCGCGACCGGTGCGGCGTTCTCGCGCCTGCCGTTCGACCACCTGTTCTTCACCGGCTCGACCGTGGTCGGACGCCTGGTTGCAAAGGCGGCTGCGGAGAACCTGACGCCGGTGACGCTCGAACTGGGCGGCAAGAGTCCCGCGATCGTCGATGCGAGCGCGGACCTCGCCCTCGTGGCTCCGCGACTCGCGGCGGGCAAGCTCTTGAATGCGGGCCAGACCTGCATCGCGCCGGACTACGCGCTGGTGCCGCAGGCACAGCTCGATGCGTTCGTCGCCGCCCTCGCCGGCGCGGTGCGCACCCTTTATCCCGATCCGATGCGTGGGGACGACTACACGGCGATCGTCGACGACCGGCACTACGCGCGGCTAGCGGGGCTCATCGACGACGCGCGCGCGCAAGGGGCGCGCATCGTGACGCTGCCGGAGGGCGCGGCGCCGGACGCCGCGACGCGACGCCTGCCGCCGACGCTCGTCGTCGGCGCGAACGATCGCATGCAGGTGATGCGCGAGGAGATCTTCGGACCGATCCTGCCGGTCGAGGTCTGCGCGAACCTCGACGATGCGATCGCGAAGGTGAACGTGCGGCCGCGCCCGCTCGCGCTCTATGCGTTCGGCCAAGATCGCGCGGCGATCGCGCGCATCCTGCGCGGCACCGTCGCCGGCGGCGTCACGGTCAACGACACGCTGTGGCATTTCGCGCACGAGGGGTTGCCGTTCGGCGGCGTCGGGGCCTCCGGCATGGGCGCCTACCATGGCGAGACCGGCTTCCGCACGTTCAGCCACATGAAGGGCGTCTACGTGCAGCCGCGGTTCACCGCGGCGAAGCTGCTGCGCCCGCCCTATGGTGCGGCGTTCGAGAAGGTGCTCGCGCTGTTGAAGCGGGTGGCGGGGTGA
- a CDS encoding tetratricopeptide repeat protein yields MSDPVPPSSPRPRPRPPVSPYDPTGIDDGQGGIPIGARRPALRASAWIALAAVAIVIAVLAWRTVERQAVERAYADGVEALSAGRTDAARIAFDRVIEKRPDWAAAWRQRGYSAGNPEAAIADFTRAIELDGNDADAHAARGLAWIQANEPANGIPDFDRALAIGDAGGVDAATLTRWRADRALARVVSGDHAGALEDLRRVADARGAPEDQHRLALALASTGDWAGAREAYDRAIVSGGEPLWLGERALVSIQLGDDAAAGVDLVRCAQLQPECAEVLGTRAGQLARDLGRAPPPGAR; encoded by the coding sequence ATGAGCGATCCTGTTCCGCCGTCGTCTCCGCGCCCGCGCCCGCGCCCGCCGGTGTCGCCCTACGATCCGACCGGCATCGACGACGGGCAGGGCGGCATTCCGATCGGCGCGCGCCGCCCGGCGTTGCGCGCCTCGGCGTGGATCGCGCTCGCCGCGGTGGCGATCGTGATCGCCGTGCTCGCGTGGCGGACAGTGGAGCGGCAGGCGGTCGAGCGCGCATACGCGGATGGCGTGGAAGCGCTCTCCGCGGGACGCACCGATGCGGCGCGCATCGCCTTCGACCGCGTGATCGAGAAGCGACCGGACTGGGCGGCCGCGTGGCGACAACGCGGATACTCCGCCGGCAATCCCGAGGCGGCGATCGCCGATTTCACGCGCGCGATCGAGCTCGACGGCAACGACGCGGACGCTCATGCGGCGCGCGGCCTCGCGTGGATCCAGGCGAACGAGCCGGCGAACGGCATTCCGGATTTCGACCGGGCGCTCGCGATCGGCGACGCTGGGGGAGTCGATGCGGCGACGCTCACGCGCTGGCGCGCGGACCGCGCGCTCGCCCGTGTCGTGTCTGGCGATCACGCGGGGGCGCTCGAGGATCTGCGTCGGGTCGCCGATGCGCGCGGTGCGCCGGAGGACCAGCACCGCCTCGCCCTCGCACTGGCGTCGACCGGCGATTGGGCGGGCGCGCGCGAGGCCTACGATCGCGCGATCGTCTCGGGCGGGGAACCGCTATGGCTGGGAGAACGCGCGCTGGTGTCGATCCAGCTCGGCGATGACGCCGCGGCGGGCGTGGACCTGGTGCGCTGCGCCCAGCTCCAGCCCGAGTGCGCGGAGGTGTTGGGGACGCGCGCGGGACAACTCGCGCGCGATCTCGGCCGGGCACCGCCGCCGGGCGCGCGATGA
- a CDS encoding patatin-like phospholipase family protein: MKAIPQRVYSAIVFTLVAALLAACASRPVNPPLETFDRRAGYRLENRPERPGNDPGTVVVLAFSGGGMRAAAFSFGVLEELRRIEVSIDGKPTRLLDQVDLITGVSGGSFTALAYGLYGEKLFDDYVTRFLEHDVQGDLVARFLNPATWPDLVSEGWGRSEMAAQLYDDLLFEHKTYADLDATPGPMILASATDISTGSRLAFSQSEFDLICSNLLTMPVSRAAAASSAVPLVMSPVTINNYGGTCGFRPPYWLRQFEDPDNRLRPAGRALQRIKEMNAYQDGKDRPYLHLVDGGISDNLGVRAIIESLEEIEASAVLRQSKRINRIRRVVVLVVNSLSVPATNWDRTERPPNDLQILLKATGVPIDRYSYEAVEILKDIVARWDTVRELRESGALRGGRGAKGQGIDVPDIDLYAIDVSIDAHPDPKERTFLNQTPTSWVLTREQVDRLRAAPAAILRTSADFALLLEDLDATKTRREGPAQ; encoded by the coding sequence ATGAAGGCGATCCCGCAACGGGTCTACTCGGCGATCGTCTTCACGCTCGTCGCTGCTTTGCTCGCCGCTTGCGCGAGCCGTCCGGTGAATCCGCCGCTCGAGACCTTCGATCGGCGGGCCGGCTATCGGCTGGAGAATCGGCCCGAGCGGCCGGGCAACGACCCGGGGACCGTGGTGGTGCTCGCGTTCTCCGGCGGCGGCATGCGCGCGGCCGCGTTCTCGTTCGGCGTGCTGGAGGAACTGCGGCGCATCGAAGTCTCGATCGACGGCAAGCCCACGCGCCTCCTCGATCAGGTCGACCTCATCACCGGCGTTTCGGGCGGGAGCTTCACGGCGTTGGCCTACGGGCTCTACGGCGAGAAGCTCTTCGACGACTACGTGACGCGCTTCCTCGAGCACGACGTGCAAGGCGACCTCGTCGCGCGGTTCCTCAATCCTGCGACCTGGCCGGACCTGGTCTCCGAAGGATGGGGCCGTTCGGAGATGGCGGCGCAGCTCTACGACGACCTGCTGTTCGAGCACAAGACCTACGCCGACCTCGACGCGACTCCCGGCCCGATGATCCTCGCCTCCGCGACCGACATCTCGACCGGCTCGCGACTCGCATTCTCGCAATCCGAGTTCGACCTGATCTGCTCGAACCTGCTCACGATGCCGGTCTCGCGCGCGGCGGCGGCGTCCTCGGCGGTGCCGCTCGTGATGTCGCCGGTGACGATCAACAACTACGGCGGCACCTGCGGTTTCCGGCCGCCGTACTGGCTGCGGCAGTTCGAGGATCCGGACAACCGGCTCCGGCCAGCGGGGCGCGCGCTCCAGCGGATCAAGGAGATGAACGCCTACCAGGACGGCAAGGACCGCCCGTACCTGCATCTGGTCGACGGCGGCATCTCCGACAACCTCGGCGTGCGCGCGATCATCGAATCGCTCGAGGAGATCGAGGCGTCCGCCGTGCTGCGCCAGAGCAAGCGCATCAACCGCATCCGGCGCGTCGTCGTGCTGGTCGTCAACTCGCTGTCGGTGCCCGCCACGAACTGGGATCGCACCGAGCGTCCGCCGAACGACTTGCAGATCCTGCTCAAGGCGACCGGCGTGCCGATCGACCGCTATTCGTACGAGGCGGTCGAGATCCTGAAGGACATCGTGGCACGCTGGGACACGGTTCGCGAGCTGCGCGAATCGGGCGCGCTCCGGGGCGGCCGCGGCGCGAAAGGGCAGGGGATCGATGTGCCCGACATCGACCTCTACGCGATCGATGTGTCGATCGACGCGCACCCGGATCCGAAGGAGCGCACGTTCCTGAATCAGACACCGACGTCGTGGGTGCTCACCCGCGAGCAGGTCGATCGCCTGCGGGCGGCGCCCGCGGCGATCCTGCGCACGTCGGCCGATTTCGCGCTGCTGCTGGAGGACCTCGACGCCACGAAGACCCGGCGCGAAGGTCCCGCGCAGTGA
- a CDS encoding VWA domain-containing protein, with protein MSFQWPELLWGLAALPLCVGAYLLLQRRRKHLALRYANLSLVRDALARGAGWRRHVPPLLILAALATMIVATARPEATILLPSKQETIILAIDVSGSMRATDVQPTRIAAAQAAARAFVEDLPSTVRVGIVTFAGTASLVQPPTSARDDLLGAIDRFQVQRGTAVGSAILVSLKTLVPDVVFDLRSQNPRPKQDGGARALGSGDPTKPPKEPPAPVEPGSHGSAVIVLLTDGQTTTGPDPIESAKMASERGVRVYTVGVGTPKGEVLAAEGWSMRVRLDEDTLKNIANLTRGEYFYAGSADDLRKIYDALNTRFVFERKTIEVTAIFAAAAALLTIAAAALSVLWFHRIV; from the coding sequence GTGTCGTTCCAGTGGCCTGAACTCCTCTGGGGGCTCGCCGCGCTGCCGCTGTGCGTCGGCGCGTACCTGCTGCTGCAGCGCCGGCGCAAGCACCTCGCGCTGCGCTACGCGAACCTGTCGCTGGTGCGCGACGCGCTCGCGCGCGGCGCGGGCTGGCGCCGCCACGTCCCGCCGCTGCTGATCCTCGCCGCGCTCGCGACGATGATCGTGGCGACCGCGCGGCCGGAAGCGACGATCCTGCTGCCGTCGAAGCAGGAAACGATCATCCTGGCGATCGACGTCTCCGGCAGCATGCGCGCGACCGACGTGCAGCCGACGCGCATCGCCGCGGCGCAGGCGGCGGCGCGCGCGTTCGTCGAGGACCTGCCGTCGACGGTGCGCGTCGGCATCGTCACCTTCGCGGGCACCGCGTCGCTCGTGCAGCCGCCGACGAGCGCCCGCGACGACCTGCTCGGAGCGATCGACCGTTTCCAGGTGCAGCGCGGCACGGCCGTCGGCAGCGCGATCCTGGTCTCCCTCAAGACCCTCGTGCCCGACGTCGTGTTCGATCTCCGCAGCCAGAACCCGCGTCCGAAGCAGGATGGCGGAGCGCGCGCGCTCGGGAGCGGCGACCCGACCAAACCGCCGAAGGAGCCGCCCGCCCCGGTCGAACCCGGTTCGCACGGCTCGGCCGTGATCGTGCTTCTGACCGACGGGCAGACGACCACCGGTCCCGATCCGATCGAGTCCGCGAAGATGGCGTCCGAGCGCGGCGTGCGCGTCTACACGGTCGGCGTCGGCACGCCCAAGGGCGAGGTCCTCGCCGCCGAGGGCTGGTCGATGCGCGTACGTCTCGACGAGGACACGCTGAAGAACATCGCCAACCTGACGCGCGGGGAGTACTTCTACGCGGGCAGCGCCGACGACCTGCGCAAGATCTACGACGCGCTCAACACGCGCTTCGTGTTCGAGAGGAAGACCATCGAGGTCACCGCGATCTTCGCCGCGGCGGCGGCGCTCCTCACCATCGCCGCCGCCGCGCTGTCGGTGCTCTGGTTCCACCGAATCGTCTGA
- a CDS encoding trypsin-like peptidase domain-containing protein — MRRTALYSRSVLREIPAPAAVPPQRAAASPPAPDAPAAVASTAVTPGNGRAFGRLVRRQERWISPFAVLLIGALAFAWWQSTRPAGRMLTQKDIDGAVLHTLATQSLPSRAAKAYEVIEPSVVKVIGTGYADDDKDAKPPKDGAKKPGAKPAAPGPGKDGKRTDRQPLPEGHPDIGKGVGIGSGVVIVDNGTILTNLHVVLGASKLKVIFYDGTESDASVIGIQTENDLAVLKAAKLPDDLRPAALRSTQDLAPGDEVVAVGFPFGIGPSASSGIISGLKREYRSSDGKRSLTNLIQFDAAANPGNSGGPLVTMDGEVVGIVTAILNPTDQRVFVGIGFAVPIENAAAAAGMSPF, encoded by the coding sequence ATGCGCCGCACCGCGCTCTACAGCCGTTCGGTCCTCCGGGAGATCCCGGCACCCGCAGCCGTGCCCCCGCAACGCGCTGCCGCCTCGCCCCCCGCTCCGGATGCCCCTGCCGCGGTCGCATCCACCGCCGTGACGCCAGGCAACGGCCGTGCATTCGGCCGCCTGGTGCGCCGGCAAGAGCGCTGGATTTCCCCGTTCGCGGTACTCCTCATCGGCGCGCTGGCCTTCGCCTGGTGGCAGTCGACGCGTCCAGCGGGACGCATGCTCACGCAGAAGGACATCGACGGCGCGGTGCTGCACACTCTGGCGACGCAGTCGCTCCCTTCGCGCGCCGCGAAAGCCTACGAGGTGATCGAGCCCTCGGTCGTGAAGGTCATCGGCACCGGCTACGCGGATGACGACAAGGACGCGAAGCCGCCGAAGGACGGCGCGAAGAAGCCGGGTGCGAAACCCGCTGCGCCGGGGCCGGGCAAGGACGGCAAGCGCACCGACCGGCAACCGTTGCCCGAAGGCCATCCCGACATCGGCAAGGGCGTCGGCATCGGATCGGGCGTGGTCATCGTCGACAACGGAACCATCCTCACCAACCTGCACGTCGTGCTCGGAGCCTCCAAGCTCAAGGTGATCTTCTACGACGGCACCGAGTCCGACGCGAGCGTGATCGGCATCCAGACCGAGAACGACCTCGCGGTGCTCAAGGCGGCGAAGTTGCCCGACGATCTCAGGCCCGCCGCGCTGCGCTCGACGCAGGACCTCGCGCCCGGAGACGAAGTGGTGGCGGTCGGATTTCCGTTCGGCATCGGTCCTTCCGCGTCCTCGGGCATCATCTCGGGGCTCAAGCGCGAGTACCGCTCGTCGGACGGCAAGCGTTCGCTCACCAACCTGATCCAGTTCGACGCCGCGGCCAACCCCGGCAACTCGGGCGGCCCTCTCGTCACGATGGACGGCGAGGTCGTCGGCATCGTCACCGCGATCCTCAATCCGACCGACCAGCGCGTGTTCGTCGGCATCGGTTTCGCGGTGCCGATCGAGAACGCCGCCGCCGCGGCCGGGATGTCCCCCTTCTGA
- a CDS encoding DUF58 domain-containing protein, producing the protein MSRSPNDPERLLSRLEWTVIRRLDGLLQGDYRTLFRGFGLDLADLREYQYHDDVRRIDWNVTARLQTPYVREYVEDREVTAWFLLDLSASIDFGSSEVRKRNVSTEFVAVLARLLTRHGNRIGAILYGDRVDAVIPARGGRRQVLHLMASLGRRPPVAKSSGTKLSDLLQAAIGIVPRRSLMFIVSDFVSAPGWDRPLAHLARRHEVVAVRLYDPLERALPDLGMVVIEDSETGEQMFVDTHDRGFRKRFAAAAERREAIVRDAFATAGVDALELATDEDLTGAVLRFADLRKRRTQLAVGGGLPKHLEARRVVPVA; encoded by the coding sequence ATGTCGCGCTCGCCGAACGATCCTGAGCGGCTGCTCTCCCGGCTCGAGTGGACGGTGATCCGCCGTCTCGACGGCCTCCTGCAGGGCGACTACCGGACGCTCTTCCGCGGCTTCGGCCTCGACCTCGCCGACCTGCGCGAGTACCAGTACCACGACGACGTCCGTCGCATCGACTGGAACGTGACCGCGCGGCTGCAGACGCCCTACGTGCGCGAGTACGTCGAGGACCGCGAAGTGACCGCGTGGTTCCTGCTCGACCTCTCGGCGTCGATCGACTTCGGCTCCTCCGAGGTCCGCAAGCGCAACGTGTCGACCGAGTTCGTCGCGGTGCTCGCGCGCCTGCTCACCCGGCACGGCAACCGGATCGGCGCCATCCTCTACGGCGACCGCGTCGACGCGGTGATCCCCGCGCGCGGCGGAAGGCGCCAGGTGCTGCACCTGATGGCGAGCCTCGGCAGGCGCCCGCCGGTCGCGAAGTCGTCCGGAACGAAGCTGTCCGATCTGCTGCAGGCCGCGATCGGGATCGTGCCCCGGCGCTCGCTGATGTTCATCGTCTCGGACTTCGTGAGCGCGCCGGGTTGGGACCGTCCGCTCGCCCATCTCGCGCGCCGCCACGAGGTCGTCGCGGTGCGCCTCTACGACCCGCTCGAACGCGCGCTGCCCGATCTCGGCATGGTCGTCATCGAGGACAGCGAGACCGGCGAGCAGATGTTCGTCGACACGCACGACCGCGGGTTCCGCAAGCGTTTCGCCGCCGCCGCCGAGCGCCGCGAGGCGATCGTGCGCGACGCCTTCGCGACCGCCGGGGTCGACGCGCTCGAACTCGCGACCGACGAGGACTTGACCGGCGCGGTGCTCCGTTTCGCCGATCTCCGCAAGCGGCGCACGCAACTCGCGGTCGGCGGCGGACTCCCGAAGCATCTCGAGGCCCGGCGTGTCGTTCCAGTGGCCTGA
- a CDS encoding alpha/beta hydrolase: protein MPLDPGLADYLARVAAEVPPLASTTPEARRQRMEVIARRFPAPEDAVARGDAWITLPGRELSVRIYRPESGTLPGIVYLHGGGWVAGSLATHDGAAAALARDANAVVASVQYRRAPENPYPAPNDDAYAALAWFHANARSLDVDPRRIAVAGDSAGAHLALGCAIEARDRGGPAIAFQLLIYPVVAPEFDTSSYLAHAASPTLTREDMQGYWRAYLPPESDDGGARAVPARDTLAGLPPAHIVIAELDPLRDEGAALADRFAEADVNASLAEATALPHGFLRAAPYAAAARAAQAALGAVARTALHR, encoded by the coding sequence ATGCCCCTCGATCCCGGACTCGCCGACTACCTCGCCCGCGTCGCCGCGGAGGTCCCGCCGCTCGCCTCGACCACGCCCGAGGCGAGACGCCAGCGCATGGAGGTGATCGCGCGCCGGTTCCCGGCGCCCGAGGATGCGGTGGCACGCGGCGATGCGTGGATCACGCTGCCGGGACGCGAACTCTCCGTCCGCATCTACCGCCCGGAGTCCGGCACGCTGCCCGGCATCGTCTACCTGCACGGCGGCGGCTGGGTCGCGGGCAGCCTCGCGACGCACGACGGCGCGGCCGCCGCGCTCGCGCGCGATGCGAACGCGGTCGTGGCGAGCGTGCAGTACCGCCGCGCGCCGGAGAATCCCTATCCGGCGCCCAACGACGACGCATACGCCGCGCTCGCGTGGTTCCACGCGAACGCCCGCTCCCTCGACGTCGATCCGCGCCGCATCGCCGTGGCGGGCGACAGCGCCGGCGCGCACCTCGCGCTCGGTTGCGCGATCGAGGCCCGCGACCGCGGCGGTCCGGCCATCGCGTTCCAGTTGCTGATCTATCCGGTCGTCGCGCCCGAATTCGACACCTCGAGCTACCTCGCGCACGCAGCATCGCCGACGCTCACGCGCGAGGACATGCAGGGGTACTGGCGGGCTTACCTGCCGCCGGAATCCGACGACGGCGGCGCGAGGGCGGTGCCGGCACGCGATACGCTCGCGGGGTTGCCGCCCGCGCACATCGTCATCGCCGAACTCGATCCGCTGCGCGACGAGGGTGCCGCGCTCGCCGATCGATTCGCCGAGGCCGACGTGAACGCGAGCCTCGCCGAGGCGACGGCGCTGCCGCACGGATTCCTGCGCGCCGCACCGTATGCCGCGGCCGCGCGCGCGGCGCAGGCAGCGCTCGGTGCGGTGGCGCGAACGGCACTTCATCGGTGA
- a CDS encoding MoxR family ATPase, with protein MDPHDLAPPTHAPLTERLLYEVKKVVVGQDAFLERVLVAILAQGHLLVEGVPGLAKTLTVKTLARTIRGTFRRIQFTPDLVPADLVGTRIYNQKTGEFSTALGPVFTNLLLADEINRAPAKVQSALLEVMQERQVTIAGETHKVPDPFLVMATQNPIETEGTYPLPEAQVDRFMMKVLVGYPSETEEFVIVERVTGTSQDVMPVASTDQLAALHRECRSGYVDPALMQYAVKLVAATREPERHGIRDIARYITFGASPRATIALVECARALAFLRGRSYALPEDMIDIAPDVLRHRLSLSYEALADGVSADRLILEILRGIAAPDKPLDTHVALAERS; from the coding sequence ATGGACCCCCACGACCTCGCGCCGCCGACCCACGCCCCGCTGACCGAGCGGCTCCTCTACGAAGTCAAGAAGGTCGTCGTCGGCCAGGACGCGTTCCTCGAGCGCGTGCTGGTCGCGATCCTCGCGCAGGGCCACCTGCTGGTCGAGGGCGTGCCCGGGCTCGCGAAGACCCTCACGGTGAAGACGCTCGCGCGCACGATCCGCGGCACGTTCCGGCGCATCCAGTTCACGCCCGACCTCGTGCCCGCCGACCTCGTCGGCACGCGCATCTACAACCAGAAGACCGGCGAGTTCTCGACCGCGCTCGGCCCGGTGTTCACGAACCTGCTGCTCGCCGACGAGATCAACCGGGCGCCCGCCAAGGTGCAGAGCGCGCTGCTCGAGGTGATGCAGGAGCGCCAGGTGACGATCGCCGGCGAGACGCACAAGGTGCCCGACCCGTTTCTCGTGATGGCGACGCAGAATCCGATCGAGACCGAGGGCACCTATCCGCTGCCCGAAGCGCAGGTCGACCGGTTCATGATGAAGGTGCTGGTCGGCTATCCGAGCGAGACCGAGGAGTTCGTCATCGTCGAGCGCGTCACCGGGACGTCGCAGGACGTGATGCCGGTGGCTTCGACCGACCAGCTCGCCGCGCTCCACCGCGAGTGCCGGTCGGGCTACGTCGATCCGGCCCTGATGCAGTACGCGGTGAAGCTCGTCGCGGCGACGCGCGAGCCGGAGCGCCACGGCATCCGCGACATCGCGCGCTACATCACCTTCGGCGCGAGCCCGCGCGCCACCATCGCGCTGGTCGAGTGCGCGCGCGCGCTCGCGTTCCTGCGCGGCCGGTCCTACGCGCTGCCCGAGGACATGATCGACATCGCGCCCGACGTGCTGCGCCACCGCCTGTCGCTGTCCTACGAGGCGCTCGCCGACGGCGTGTCGGCGGACCGGCTGATCCTCGAGATCCTGCGCGGCATCGCCGCGCCGGACAAGCCGCTCGACACCCATGTCGCGCTCGCCGAACGATCCTGA
- a CDS encoding methylated-DNA--[protein]-cysteine S-methyltransferase → MNDAIRWCHCDTRLGRVRLAARGGTLVGLWFVGQKHDVPPGDDWREAPGDPLLRDAARQVRDYFDGRRDRFELEVAPEGTAFQQRVWRAIAKVPVGRTASYADLARRIGSPRSVRAVGAAVGRNPVSVVVPCHRIVGSDGSLTGYAGGLERKRVLLALEHVALDARRDAVAGGPASTR, encoded by the coding sequence ATGAACGATGCGATCAGGTGGTGCCATTGCGACACGCGACTCGGACGGGTGCGACTCGCCGCGCGCGGCGGAACGCTCGTCGGCCTGTGGTTCGTGGGCCAGAAGCACGACGTGCCGCCCGGCGACGACTGGCGGGAGGCGCCGGGCGATCCGTTGTTGCGCGACGCGGCGCGTCAGGTGCGCGACTATTTCGACGGCAGGCGGGACCGCTTCGAACTCGAGGTCGCGCCCGAGGGCACGGCGTTCCAGCAGCGGGTCTGGCGCGCGATCGCGAAGGTGCCCGTGGGGCGCACCGCTTCGTACGCCGATCTGGCGCGACGGATCGGAAGTCCGCGCTCGGTGCGGGCGGTCGGCGCGGCGGTCGGGCGAAATCCGGTGTCGGTGGTCGTGCCCTGCCATCGGATCGTCGGGTCCGACGGTTCGCTCACCGGCTACGCGGGCGGGCTCGAGCGCAAGCGCGTGCTGCTCGCGCTCGAGCACGTCGCGCTCGACGCGCGCCGCGATGCCGTCGCCGGAGGGCCTGCATCCACGCGCTGA